In Fragaria vesca subsp. vesca unplaced genomic scaffold, FraVesHawaii_1.0 scf0513160_u, whole genome shotgun sequence, a single window of DNA contains:
- the LOC101314533 gene encoding agamous-like MADS-box protein AGL9 homolog, with amino-acid sequence MLKTLERYQKCNYGAPETNVSTREALELSSQQEYLKLKARYEALQRNQRNLLGEDLGPLSSKELESLERQLDMSLKQIRSTRTQCMLDQLTDLQRKEHLLNEANRTLKQRLFEGYHHQLQLNANAEEVAYGRQEAHQPQGDGFFQALECEPTLQIGYHQNDPIQVVTAGPSVNYMGGWLP; translated from the exons ATGCTCAAAACACTGGAGAGGTACCAGAAGTGCAACTATGGAGCACCAGAGACAAATGTATCTACAAGGGAGGCCTTG GAATTGAGTAGCCAACAGGAGTATTTGAAGCTCAAGGCACGTTATGAAGCCCTACAAAGAAACCAAAG GAATCTTCTTGGAGAAGATCTTGGCCCTTTGAGCAGCAAGGAGCTCGAATCACTTGAAAGGCAGCTGGATATGTCACTGAAGCAGATCAGATCAACACGG ACCCAATGCATGCTGGATCAGCTCACAGATCTTCAGCGAAAG gaACACTTGCTTAACGAGGCAAACAGGACACTGAAACAAAGG TTGTTTGAGGGATACCATCATCAACTCCAACTGAATGCAAATGCTGAGGAAGTGGCATATGGCCGGCAAGAAGCTCATCAGCCTCAGGGCGATGGCTTCTTCCAAGCCTTAGAGTGCGAGCCCACATTACAAATTGG GTATCACCAGAATGATCCGATTCAAGTCGTGACGGCCGGGCCGAGCGTGAATTACATGGGAGGATGGTTGCCATGA
- the LOC101314819 gene encoding uncharacterized protein LOC101314819: MNNDSKGKLKGPAAATINTSSKSRRQTNAIIQVASCLVDGCKSDLSLCREYHQRHKVCELHSKTPKVMIQGQEKRFCQQCSRFHSLDEFDEGKRSCRRRLAGHNKRRRKPQLEPMPKSLGAFLSYYQGTVFTPFSTPQMYPPPVVKNSSWHEGPIGSMISGASSVCQPLLDTNFALGNYGNNHKMFSNEFFSGNIEPSCAPSLLSLTPAVPEETGLSLTGQASSICSVQSFVPRLHHYNDLGMQNKAAIPNLVTDGSNNSNLLCIQQMFH, translated from the exons ATGAACAACGATTCAAAGGGCAAGTTGAAGGGCCCTGCTGCCGCTACGATCAACACATCTTCAAAGAGCCGCCGACAAACCAATGCTATAATCCAAGTTGCTTCATGCCTGGTTGATGGTTGCAAATCCGACCTTAGTCTGTGCAGGGAGTATCACCAGCGCCATAAAGTATGTGAGCTCCATTCGAAGACCCCAAAGGTCATGATTCAGGGGCAGGAGAAGCGGTTCTGTCAGCAGTGCAGCAG GTTCCATTCATTGGATGAGTTtgatgaaggaaaaagaagttgTAGAAGGCGTCTTGCCGGACACAACAAACGCCGAAGGAAGCCTCAGTTAGAACCTATGCCCAAAAGTTTGGGAgcatttctttcttattaCCAAG GCACAGTTTTCACACCATTCAGTACTCCACAAATGTACCCACCACCTGTTGTAAAGAACTCTTCTTGGCATGAGGGTCCTATTGGCTCCATGATCTCTGGAGCTTCTTCTGTTTGCCAACCGCTTCTTGATACCAACTTTGCATTGGGAAATTATGGCAACAACCACAAAATGTTCTCCAATGAATTCTTCAGTGGCAACATTGAACCAAGTTGTGCTCCGTCTCTTCTGTCATTGACACCAGCAGTCCCGGAGGAGACTGGTTTGAGCCTCACAGGACAGGCCAGTTCAATCTGCTCGGTTCAGTCCTTTGTCCCTAGACTTCACCACTACAATGATTTGGGAATGCAGAATAAAGCAGCAATTCCAAACCTTGTTACTGATGGAAGCAACAATTCCAATCTCCTTTGCATTCAGCAGATGTTCCACTAG
- the LOC101315114 gene encoding uncharacterized protein LOC101315114, whose product MALLSSPRPLPTHFSASSLLVRRRPITACQVCTPKQPLHHSTLLNVSEASAEDELWAAACLRVRSFSNLKPTTFGLQDHQRFLAEREFEAIKERVSGKRKGFGRVSCINATVPLSHLLSLSVSADDLCASCKFTTNGQDRVVVGTLDLNQCVSLPDEIAGSRPKEIGADFARAYLSNVCVAKELHRTGLGHALVAKSKLVAHDWGISDLYVHVAVDNEPAKQLYTKSGFVYECDEPAWQARFLDRPRRLLLWFGIPGVQL is encoded by the exons ATGGCcctcctctcttctcctcgTCCTCTCCCAACCCActtctctgcttcttctctACTTGTCCGGCGCCGCCCGATCACCGCCTGCCAAGTCTGCACCCCCAAGCAACCCTTACACCACTCCACCCTCCTCAACGTCTCCGAGGCTTCTGCCGAAGATGAGCTCTGGGCCGCCGCCTGTCTCCGTGTCCGCTCCTTCTCCAACTTGAAGCCGACCACGTTCGGTCTCCAA GATCACCAAAGGTTCTTGGCGGAGCGAGAGTTCGAAGCTATCAAGGAACGTGTTAGTGGGAAGAGGAAGGGCTTTGGGAGAGTTTCGTGTATAAATGCTACTGTCCCATTGTCGCACTTGTTGAGCCTTTCGGTTTCAGCTGATGACTTATGTGCTTCGTGTAAG TTTACCACCAACGGACAAGATCGAGTAGTGGTTGGGACGCTTGATCTTAACCAGTGTGTAAGTCTTCCTGATGAGATAGCTGGAAGCAGACCAAAG GAGATTGGAGCTGATTTTGCAAGGGCATACCTGAGCAATGTATGTGTTGCCAAGGAACTGCATAGAACTGGTTTAGGTCATGCTCTTGTTGCAAAGTCAAAGTTAGTTGCGCACGATTGGG GCATAAGTGATCTGTATGTTCATGTTGCTGTTGACAATGAACCAGCAAAACAGCTGTACACAAAGAGtggttttgtttatgaatGTGATGAACCTGCATGGCAGGCCAGGTTCCTGGACCGGCCAAGAAGGTTACTTTTGTGGTTTGGTATCCCCGGCGTGCAACTATGA
- the LOC101306983 gene encoding uncharacterized protein LOC101306983 produces MYKTFHKSEHDWSFSFSLRYVLGCTPTGDILPWLRSWFRSVCLKGDETQRAPTGLQKLEHCEGESAAELASRGTQSQLKSSNKVHIYCKLNSGKGKDCLNELQTARVARLGR; encoded by the exons ATGTACAAAACATTTCACAAGTCTGAACATGATTGGtcgttctctttctctttgagaT ACGTCCTTGGATGTACTCCAACTGGAGACATTTTGCCATGGCTTCGCTCCTGGTTTAGATCTGTATGTTTGAAAGGAGATGAGACCCAAAGGGCTCCAACTGGATTACAGAAGCTGGAGCATTGCGAAGGTGAGTCAGCTGCAGAGTTGGCTTCACGGGGAACCCAGTCCCAACTGAAATCATCAAACAAG GTTCATATCTATTGTAAGCTTAACTCTGGCAAGGGCAAGGACTGCCTCAATGAGCTACAGACGGCTAGGGTTGCGAGATTGGGAAGATGA